In Sideroxyarcus emersonii, one DNA window encodes the following:
- a CDS encoding ATP-binding protein: MFAFFRSMHGRLFLILLTGMFVTSVGTMLLTHSRQQEMFEHVRAQHLSVEIADMVETLRKLPAARRGDFLLEPHGMGIRAHPGGATPLPFATRDELLEEALRQRLEDVTVAAERPSHAACGDEPIRWPRYMREPPECQRVQLSLPDGGALVLVIPMPHMRGPLYPPPVWSALLLFAVCIGLLAWLVARIATSPLRQLADAADKLDISRAGEALPEQGSSEVRVATRAFNRMQKRIYDDVRERTGMLAAITHDLQTPLTRLRLRLEKLPDAALRDKLIGDMQAMQQMLQEGLELSRSLDSSEAARLLDLDSLLDSLCSDAAEAGQQVEYTDRVAVQLQAQPLALRRAFSNLLDNAVKYGQRAKVSLSRDAHHCHILIRDSGPGIPPDLLETVFIPFYRIEHSRSRESGGTGLGLSIARNIVMRHNGELTLRNLPSGGLEAHVVLPLTLQAGRRLPL, encoded by the coding sequence GTGTTTGCTTTCTTCCGCTCCATGCACGGCCGCCTGTTCCTGATCCTGCTGACCGGCATGTTCGTAACTTCGGTCGGCACCATGCTGCTGACCCACTCGCGGCAGCAGGAGATGTTCGAACACGTGCGCGCCCAGCACCTGTCGGTGGAGATCGCCGACATGGTGGAGACACTGAGGAAGCTGCCCGCGGCGCGGCGCGGCGATTTCCTGCTCGAACCGCACGGCATGGGCATACGCGCACACCCGGGCGGCGCTACGCCGCTGCCGTTCGCGACCAGGGATGAACTGCTGGAAGAAGCGTTACGTCAGCGGCTGGAAGACGTGACCGTTGCGGCAGAACGGCCGAGCCATGCGGCCTGCGGCGACGAACCGATCCGGTGGCCGCGCTACATGCGGGAACCGCCGGAATGTCAGCGCGTGCAGCTTTCGCTGCCGGATGGCGGCGCACTCGTGCTTGTCATCCCGATGCCGCACATGCGCGGCCCGCTCTACCCGCCCCCCGTGTGGAGCGCCTTGCTGCTGTTCGCCGTGTGCATCGGGCTGCTGGCCTGGCTGGTGGCGCGCATCGCCACCAGCCCGTTGCGGCAGCTGGCCGATGCCGCCGACAAGCTCGACATCTCCCGCGCCGGCGAAGCGCTGCCCGAACAGGGCAGCAGCGAAGTGCGCGTCGCCACGCGCGCCTTCAACCGCATGCAGAAGCGCATCTACGATGACGTGCGCGAGCGCACCGGCATGCTGGCCGCGATCACCCACGACCTGCAGACCCCGTTGACGCGGCTGCGCCTGCGGCTGGAGAAACTGCCGGATGCAGCGCTGCGCGACAAGCTGATCGGCGACATGCAGGCCATGCAGCAGATGCTGCAGGAAGGTCTGGAGCTGTCGCGCAGCCTGGACAGCAGCGAGGCTGCCCGGCTGCTGGATCTCGATTCGCTGCTGGACAGCCTGTGCAGCGATGCCGCCGAGGCCGGGCAGCAGGTGGAATACACGGATCGCGTCGCCGTGCAATTGCAGGCGCAGCCGCTGGCCTTGCGCCGCGCGTTCTCCAACCTGCTGGACAATGCCGTGAAGTACGGCCAGCGCGCCAAAGTCTCGCTGAGCCGCGATGCGCACCATTGCCATATCCTGATCCGCGATTCCGGCCCCGGCATCCCGCCGGATTTGCTGGAGACCGTGTTCATCCCGTTCTACCGCATCGAGCATTCGCGCTCGCGCGAAAGCGGCGGCACCGGCCTCGGCCTGAGCATTGCCCGCAACATCGTAATGCGCCACAACGGCGAACTCACGCTGCGCAACCTTCCGTCGGGCGGACTGGAGGCGCATGTCGTATTGCCACTGACGCTTCAGGCCGGACGCAGGCTTCCGCTATAA
- a CDS encoding response regulator translates to MTNPGTPPRILIVDDDADIRSLLADYLGEQGWLVSTAPDGMAMQQVLDNTPIDLIVLDLTLPGSDGLTLCRDLRARSAIPVVMLTARSAPLDRILGLELGADDYLCKPFEPRELLVRIRNVLRRNSAAIKEPSGSSAMWHFADWTLDENTRQLQNGAGLVVMLSGGEYRLLKAMLERPNRALNRDQLLNLTQGRETDPLDRSIDLHISRLRQKLGDDARAPRLIKTLRNEGYLLAATVTRGG, encoded by the coding sequence ATGACGAATCCCGGTACACCGCCCCGCATCCTGATCGTCGATGACGATGCGGACATCCGCAGCCTGCTGGCCGACTATCTCGGGGAGCAGGGCTGGCTTGTCAGCACCGCGCCGGACGGCATGGCCATGCAGCAGGTGCTCGACAATACACCGATAGACCTGATCGTGCTCGACCTGACCCTGCCCGGCAGCGACGGGCTGACCCTGTGCCGCGATCTGCGCGCGCGTTCCGCCATCCCCGTCGTCATGCTGACGGCGCGCAGCGCGCCTCTGGATCGCATCCTCGGGCTGGAGCTCGGGGCCGACGACTATCTGTGCAAACCGTTCGAACCGCGCGAACTGCTGGTGCGCATCCGCAACGTGCTGCGCCGCAACAGTGCAGCAATAAAGGAACCGTCCGGCAGCTCCGCAATGTGGCATTTCGCCGACTGGACGCTGGACGAGAACACCCGGCAATTGCAGAACGGAGCCGGCCTGGTGGTCATGCTCTCCGGCGGCGAATACCGCCTGCTCAAAGCCATGCTGGAACGCCCCAACCGCGCACTCAACCGCGACCAGCTGCTGAACCTGACGCAGGGCCGCGAGACCGATCCGCTTGACCGCTCCATCGACCTGCATATCAGCCGCCTGCGCCAGAAGCTGGGCGACGACGCGCGCGCGCCCCGGCTCATCAAGACGCTGCGCAACGAAGGCTACCTGCTGGCGGCCACCGTGACACGGGGAGGCTGA
- a CDS encoding Spy/CpxP family protein refolding chaperone, producing the protein MNKSVKMILAGVAIIALSANAFAHGDDCGYGHGPMGMDPERMEKMHEQHLATLHDKLKLTAQQEPAWTKFAAQHPLPGQLKRPDPAEMEKLNAPQRLEKGLEHLRAMEARLAEHLAALKEFYAVLTPEQQKVFDDQMPRFDGRRGQRGK; encoded by the coding sequence ATGAACAAGTCAGTGAAGATGATTCTGGCCGGTGTCGCCATCATCGCCCTGTCGGCCAATGCGTTCGCGCATGGCGACGACTGCGGCTACGGGCATGGACCGATGGGCATGGATCCGGAGCGCATGGAAAAGATGCACGAACAGCATCTGGCCACGCTGCACGACAAACTCAAATTGACCGCACAGCAGGAACCGGCCTGGACCAAGTTTGCTGCCCAGCATCCGCTGCCGGGACAGCTGAAGCGTCCCGATCCGGCCGAGATGGAAAAGCTGAATGCGCCGCAACGCCTGGAAAAAGGACTGGAACATCTGCGTGCAATGGAAGCGCGGCTGGCCGAGCATCTGGCTGCGCTGAAAGAGTTCTACGCGGTGCTGACCCCTGAACAGCAGAAGGTGTTCGACGACCAGATGCCTCGCTTCGACGGGCGCCGGGGACAGCGCGGCAAATGA
- a CDS encoding metal ABC transporter permease, which produces MNSIELDILLPAFIAGLLVLATHIPFGMRILQRGVVFADLAVAQIAGLGVVIAGLLDLTAHPLLVQLIAAASALCGAALLAWIEQRLPDVKEACIGLAFVLSASLGILLMSHDVHAGEHLKDLLVGQILWVSDSQLIATALLTAVLLAIWKTLRQHFGHFGFYALFAVAITASVQLVGIYLVFASLIVPALMTWRQTRRRYLRAFAIGIAGYATGLLLSVWLDLPTGAAIVWAMMLCGGIMLLVRKQR; this is translated from the coding sequence ATGAACAGTATCGAACTCGACATCCTCCTCCCCGCCTTCATCGCCGGCCTGCTGGTGCTCGCCACGCACATCCCGTTCGGCATGCGCATCCTGCAGCGCGGCGTGGTCTTCGCCGACCTCGCCGTGGCGCAGATCGCCGGGCTCGGCGTGGTCATCGCGGGATTGCTCGACCTCACCGCCCATCCCCTGCTGGTGCAACTCATCGCAGCCGCCAGCGCGTTGTGCGGCGCGGCATTGCTGGCATGGATCGAACAGCGCCTGCCCGACGTGAAAGAAGCCTGCATCGGCCTCGCCTTCGTGCTTTCCGCCAGCCTGGGCATCCTGCTGATGAGCCACGACGTGCATGCCGGCGAACACCTGAAGGACCTGCTGGTCGGGCAGATCCTGTGGGTCAGCGACAGCCAGCTCATCGCCACCGCATTGCTCACCGCAGTCCTGCTCGCCATATGGAAGACCTTGCGCCAGCACTTCGGCCATTTCGGTTTCTATGCACTGTTCGCCGTCGCCATCACCGCCTCGGTACAGCTGGTCGGCATCTACCTGGTGTTCGCCAGCCTGATCGTGCCCGCACTGATGACCTGGCGGCAGACGAGGAGGCGCTATCTCCGCGCATTCGCGATCGGCATCGCCGGCTATGCCACGGGCCTGCTGCTGTCGGTCTGGCTGGATCTGCCGACGGGGGCAGCCATCGTGTGGGCCATGATGCTGTGCGGGGGAATCATGCTGCTCGTCAGAAAACAGCGCTGA
- a CDS encoding metal ABC transporter solute-binding protein, Zn/Mn family, protein MQRILGTLLLLLLSGNVHAALNVFACEPEWAALTQQLAGSQANIYTATGPLQDPHQVQARPSLIAKARSAQLLVCTGAELEVGWMPVVLRESTNSNIQPGSAGHFEAAKYVAMLEVPSRLDRADGDVHAAGNPHIQTDARNFLPIADALSKRLIELDPANTAYYQQRHAAFDQQWRAAIAKWEKQAAPLKGVAIVVHHKGFPYLNDWLGLHEIAELEPKPGMEPSAAHLEKVLGDLQQHPARMVLRAAYQNERPSEWISERAHIPAVMLPFTVGGTPQATDLFGLFDDTIQRLLAGLH, encoded by the coding sequence ATGCAAAGAATCCTCGGTACCCTCTTGCTGTTGCTGCTGAGCGGCAACGTGCACGCCGCACTCAACGTCTTCGCCTGCGAACCCGAATGGGCCGCACTCACGCAGCAGCTTGCCGGCAGCCAGGCAAACATCTACACCGCCACCGGCCCGCTGCAAGACCCCCACCAGGTGCAGGCTCGCCCCAGCCTGATCGCCAAGGCCCGCAGCGCGCAACTGCTGGTGTGCACCGGCGCCGAACTGGAAGTCGGCTGGATGCCGGTGGTGCTGCGCGAATCCACCAACAGCAATATCCAGCCCGGCAGTGCCGGGCATTTTGAAGCGGCAAAATATGTCGCCATGCTGGAAGTGCCCAGCCGCCTCGACCGTGCCGATGGCGACGTGCATGCGGCCGGGAACCCGCACATCCAGACCGATGCTCGCAATTTCCTGCCGATCGCCGATGCGCTGAGCAAACGCCTGATCGAGCTCGATCCGGCGAACACCGCGTACTACCAGCAGCGCCACGCCGCCTTTGACCAGCAGTGGCGCGCCGCCATCGCGAAATGGGAGAAGCAGGCCGCCCCACTGAAAGGCGTGGCTATCGTGGTGCACCACAAGGGCTTCCCCTATCTGAACGACTGGCTGGGCTTGCATGAAATCGCCGAACTGGAACCGAAACCCGGCATGGAACCCAGCGCAGCCCATCTGGAAAAAGTACTGGGCGACCTGCAGCAGCATCCGGCACGCATGGTGTTGCGCGCCGCCTACCAGAACGAGCGCCCGTCGGAATGGATTTCGGAGCGCGCGCATATTCCGGCCGTGATGCTGCCCTTTACCGTGGGCGGCACACCGCAGGCGACCGACCTGTTCGGGCTGTTCGACGACACCATCCAGCGCCTGCTGGCGGGATTGCATTAG
- a CDS encoding TonB-dependent receptor, whose product MFKKICSNTAFAVLLGHSLGAFAHDTSSDNAFNPALWLILSGTYGNMQRDPAIPATGFAMSPNPAQTQGFSLGESELGVAADIDPEFRGFATFSILSASISVENAFVQTSTLGNGLNLKFGRFFSSLGYLNEQHAHAWDFVDQPLVYNTMWNSQLIEDGMQLKWLAPTDMFVEVGGEVGRGFGYPGTDTPRNGSGATVLFAHIGDDIGIEQSWRAGISAHQTRQTNAQSTAVPDLLNTPGGVSDSFNGNSNTAGLDFIWKYAPNGNFRERYVKVQSEYFRRRQDGMLTYATQPGGANIADRYIDTQSGWYVQSVYQFMPTWRTGLRYDRLDPGVATVGALNAGNVISNYAYTPSRITWMADYNASEFSRIRLQLVRDNSRQGLPDNQLFLQYIMSMGAHGAHQY is encoded by the coding sequence ATGTTCAAGAAGATCTGTTCGAATACGGCTTTTGCCGTACTGTTGGGCCATTCCCTCGGCGCATTCGCGCATGACACGAGCAGCGACAATGCCTTCAACCCGGCGCTGTGGCTGATCCTTTCCGGCACCTATGGCAACATGCAGCGCGATCCCGCGATCCCCGCCACGGGATTTGCCATGAGTCCCAACCCGGCGCAAACCCAGGGCTTCAGCCTGGGTGAATCCGAGCTGGGTGTCGCCGCCGATATCGACCCCGAGTTTCGCGGCTTCGCCACTTTTTCCATCCTGTCCGCCAGCATCAGCGTGGAGAATGCCTTCGTGCAAACCTCAACGCTGGGCAACGGGCTCAATCTCAAATTCGGCCGCTTCTTCTCGTCGCTGGGCTACCTGAACGAACAGCACGCGCATGCCTGGGATTTCGTCGACCAGCCGCTGGTGTACAACACCATGTGGAACAGCCAGTTGATCGAGGACGGCATGCAGCTCAAGTGGCTGGCACCGACCGACATGTTTGTCGAGGTCGGCGGCGAGGTCGGCAGGGGCTTCGGCTATCCGGGCACGGATACCCCCAGGAATGGCAGCGGCGCAACCGTGCTGTTCGCCCATATCGGCGACGATATCGGCATCGAGCAAAGCTGGCGGGCCGGCATCTCGGCCCACCAGACCAGGCAGACCAACGCTCAGAGCACCGCCGTGCCGGATTTGCTGAACACACCGGGCGGCGTCAGCGACAGCTTCAACGGGAACAGCAATACAGCCGGACTGGATTTCATCTGGAAATACGCGCCCAACGGCAACTTCCGCGAACGCTACGTGAAAGTGCAGAGCGAATATTTCCGGCGCAGGCAAGATGGCATGCTGACCTATGCCACGCAGCCGGGCGGTGCGAACATCGCCGACCGCTACATCGACACGCAAAGCGGCTGGTATGTGCAAAGTGTGTACCAGTTCATGCCGACCTGGCGCACCGGCTTGCGCTACGACCGGCTCGACCCCGGCGTCGCCACGGTCGGTGCGCTGAATGCCGGCAACGTCATCTCCAATTATGCCTATACCCCGTCGCGGATCACCTGGATGGCCGATTACAACGCCAGCGAGTTCTCGCGCATACGTTTGCAGCTGGTGCGCGACAACTCGCGGCAGGGCCTGCCGGACAACCAGCTTTTCCTGCAATACATCATGAGCATGGGCGCGCACGGCGCGCACCAGTATTGA
- a CDS encoding DUF2946 family protein, translating into MLRSLFLKSLLVLALLFAQQGAFVHGIGHTMAEQSQDQSLPHDKHCDLCAVYAQIGSAIGVSHIHFDFASAFETTHAAPSFAFRSLAFTAFTARAPPCSI; encoded by the coding sequence ATGTTGCGCTCCCTCTTCCTGAAATCGCTGCTCGTCCTCGCTCTGCTGTTCGCCCAGCAGGGCGCGTTCGTCCACGGCATCGGGCATACGATGGCGGAACAATCGCAGGATCAATCGCTGCCGCACGACAAGCACTGCGACCTGTGCGCGGTGTATGCCCAGATCGGCAGCGCGATCGGGGTCAGCCACATCCATTTCGATTTCGCGTCCGCGTTCGAAACGACCCATGCCGCTCCCTCCTTCGCCTTCCGCTCGCTTGCGTTCACCGCGTTCACCGCGCGCGCGCCGCCCTGCTCCATTTAA
- a CDS encoding sensor domain-containing diguanylate cyclase, which produces MRVAYKNAFAFLLVIVAYVTSGKAALMLALPPGYAAAIFPPAGIALAATFIIGNSALPSIFLGSFLLNVWVAYSASHTITAISLIVALVIAVASLLQAALGGWLLRRAIGYPAAFDRTRDVFKFLFLTPLVCVMSASVSVAGLWALGILDVDSLAENWLSWWTGDSLGIMVLLPIAMVLFGEPRPLWKRRLWTVAVPMGLVFALFVLLFLRANQWEQDDSLREFRQISEQSLSQIQIKLDEQDAVLAGMRGLFVHDPHSYVSRQEFQRFAQNILTRFPMIQAFEWAPRIDSYRRPGFEAAERKAIRGFEIRDRAANGHMVRAAERSLYFPVTYVEPLEGNQPALGFDLASTPQRLETLEKSFVKGVVSASAPIILVQAENQSGILIMQSVQLTGHEIGVVLTVLKVRDFIDRILPPASGLLHVRLIDDDARSTIYDNFASLPPKIPFEREFEFGGRHYRLQTMPTAAYLKRHRGWQSWAVLAMGTFGVGLLGALLLLGTGYTARVEAQVQHRTRELKESEFRLKELFKNLNSGVAVFQVSPEDNDFIITDLNYAAERIDKVSRKDMIGKSVVDVFPGIREFGLFDVLKRVWKSGAAEHHPVSFYLDGRIAGWRENYVYKLPNGEIIAIYDDVTQAKQLEEQMRRMAHYDTLTGLPNRALFTDRLQQSLAIARRNKSQLAVMFIDLDHFKPVNDTLGHDVGDLLLKEVAVRMLRCVREVDTISRIGGDEFIVLLSGMGKEQDVMMVAEKILYSLDQPFELAGHEIHISSSIGIALYPAHGDEDKSLLKNADIAMYFAKQSGRNNAKLFQPEMLKGDR; this is translated from the coding sequence ATGAGAGTGGCATACAAGAATGCGTTTGCGTTTCTGCTGGTCATAGTCGCCTATGTGACCAGCGGGAAGGCGGCATTGATGCTGGCGCTGCCGCCGGGATACGCTGCCGCCATTTTCCCTCCTGCCGGTATTGCCCTTGCCGCCACTTTCATCATCGGCAACAGTGCGCTGCCATCGATCTTCCTGGGTTCGTTCCTGCTGAATGTCTGGGTTGCTTATTCAGCCAGCCACACAATTACTGCGATCAGCCTCATTGTCGCCCTGGTCATCGCCGTGGCTTCCTTGCTGCAGGCAGCCCTGGGCGGATGGCTATTGCGGCGCGCAATCGGGTATCCCGCCGCCTTTGACAGAACCAGGGATGTCTTCAAGTTCCTGTTCCTGACTCCCCTCGTATGTGTGATGAGCGCCAGCGTATCGGTCGCCGGACTTTGGGCGCTGGGTATCCTGGATGTCGACAGTCTCGCCGAGAACTGGCTTTCATGGTGGACAGGCGATTCCCTGGGCATCATGGTGCTGCTGCCGATTGCGATGGTGTTGTTCGGCGAGCCGCGACCTTTGTGGAAGCGGCGCCTATGGACGGTAGCCGTCCCGATGGGGCTGGTGTTTGCGCTGTTCGTCCTGTTGTTCCTGAGAGCCAACCAATGGGAACAAGACGATTCGCTCAGGGAATTCCGCCAGATATCAGAACAGTCGCTGAGCCAGATACAGATCAAACTGGACGAACAGGATGCCGTACTGGCAGGTATGCGGGGATTGTTCGTCCATGATCCCCATAGCTATGTTTCCCGGCAGGAATTCCAGCGGTTTGCCCAGAATATATTGACCCGCTTTCCCATGATCCAGGCCTTCGAATGGGCACCGCGTATCGACTCATACCGCCGGCCGGGTTTCGAGGCGGCCGAGCGCAAAGCAATCCGGGGATTTGAAATCAGGGATCGCGCTGCGAATGGCCATATGGTCAGGGCGGCGGAACGCAGCTTGTATTTCCCCGTGACTTATGTCGAGCCGCTCGAAGGCAACCAGCCGGCTCTGGGTTTCGACCTGGCATCGACGCCGCAGCGCTTGGAAACATTGGAAAAGTCCTTCGTAAAAGGCGTGGTGTCTGCCTCTGCTCCCATCATTCTGGTTCAGGCCGAGAACCAAAGCGGGATACTCATCATGCAGTCTGTGCAACTCACCGGCCACGAAATCGGTGTTGTCCTTACCGTGCTCAAAGTGAGGGATTTCATCGACAGGATATTGCCACCCGCAAGCGGTCTGCTGCATGTTCGCCTCATCGATGACGATGCGCGAAGCACGATCTACGACAATTTTGCCTCGCTTCCTCCCAAAATACCGTTCGAGCGCGAGTTCGAATTCGGTGGCCGTCATTACCGGTTGCAAACCATGCCGACGGCGGCCTATCTCAAGCGGCATCGCGGCTGGCAAAGCTGGGCAGTACTTGCCATGGGGACGTTCGGCGTCGGCTTGCTGGGCGCATTGCTGCTGCTTGGCACGGGTTACACCGCTCGCGTCGAGGCGCAGGTACAACACCGGACCAGGGAACTGAAGGAAAGCGAATTCCGCCTGAAGGAATTGTTCAAGAACCTGAACAGCGGCGTTGCGGTTTTCCAGGTGTCCCCGGAGGACAATGATTTCATCATCACCGACCTCAATTACGCCGCCGAACGAATCGACAAGGTGAGCCGCAAGGACATGATTGGCAAGAGCGTGGTGGATGTGTTTCCCGGAATCAGGGAATTCGGCCTGTTCGATGTGCTGAAACGCGTCTGGAAGAGCGGTGCGGCCGAGCATCATCCGGTTTCGTTCTATCTGGATGGCCGGATTGCAGGATGGCGGGAAAATTACGTATATAAATTACCGAATGGGGAGATCATCGCGATCTACGACGATGTTACCCAGGCGAAACAGCTGGAAGAGCAGATGCGCCGCATGGCGCATTACGACACCCTTACCGGGCTGCCCAACCGGGCATTGTTCACCGATCGCCTGCAGCAGTCGCTGGCTATTGCCAGACGGAACAAGTCGCAGCTGGCAGTCATGTTCATCGATCTCGACCACTTCAAGCCGGTCAACGACACGCTGGGTCACGATGTCGGCGACCTGCTGCTGAAAGAGGTGGCGGTGCGCATGCTGCGCTGCGTGCGCGAGGTGGATACCATCTCGCGTATCGGCGGGGATGAATTCATTGTGCTGCTGTCCGGCATGGGCAAAGAACAGGATGTCATGATGGTGGCGGAAAAAATCCTGTATTCGCTCGACCAGCCGTTCGAACTGGCCGGCCATGAGATCCATATCTCATCCAGTATCGGCATTGCCCTTTACCCGGCGCATGGCGATGAGGACAAGTCGCTGCTCAAGAACGCCGACATTGCGATGTATTTTGCCAAGCAGAGCGGGCGCAACAATGCAAAACTCTTCCAGCCGGAAATGTTGAAGGGCGACAGGTGA
- a CDS encoding HD-GYP domain-containing protein, which produces MNESTSLAESQLSDPHYLRSVTQMGDARPVVANRDILAASGMKLISAGMRIDSSLYERLLQHKLVPPLDESLSTEDAVTRASLAESAERMMQQDTRLALIQGSQLDGVTLPLVLKQLPLNPAIAFKLTVMRETKADLFQRSLYVALVSAYIGMQLQMNKNQLVDLATGALLHDIGMLHVDPRLLEGDYKMTEAERRHLYVHTVTGGMILKAYPEYRQKVVDAVLQHHERLDGSGYPRGLKAGELGQFGRIIGIAEVVASRSATGEVGGGSKLETMLKLNQRRYGGDLVPFLKVFYREESEVPFCSEIDKQLAQEKMAQIAAVFSAWEKARSGFDSSDLTCAFASERMLNLKMEIVDAGLNLDMNGEDWIGFDEDARACFDARLLLDETLWQLHSILQEIKRRCPAVAVEDPVPAAHPLSAWVREVEALL; this is translated from the coding sequence ATGAACGAATCGACATCCCTTGCCGAAAGCCAGCTGAGCGATCCGCACTATCTGCGCAGCGTGACGCAAATGGGGGATGCGCGTCCCGTGGTCGCCAACCGGGATATTCTTGCCGCCTCGGGAATGAAGCTCATCAGCGCCGGCATGCGGATCGACAGTTCGCTGTATGAGCGTTTGCTGCAGCATAAACTCGTCCCCCCGCTGGACGAGAGCCTGTCCACCGAGGATGCGGTCACTCGCGCAAGCCTGGCAGAAAGTGCCGAACGGATGATGCAGCAAGACACACGGCTGGCGCTGATTCAGGGCAGCCAGTTGGATGGCGTGACATTGCCGCTTGTCCTCAAGCAGCTGCCGCTCAACCCGGCGATTGCATTCAAATTGACGGTCATGCGCGAAACGAAGGCAGACCTTTTCCAGCGCAGCCTTTATGTGGCGCTGGTGAGTGCCTATATCGGCATGCAGTTGCAGATGAACAAGAACCAGTTGGTCGACCTGGCCACTGGCGCCTTGCTGCACGACATCGGCATGTTGCACGTGGATCCGAGATTGCTGGAAGGCGACTACAAGATGACAGAGGCGGAGCGGCGCCATCTTTATGTCCACACCGTGACGGGCGGAATGATCCTGAAGGCGTACCCGGAATACCGGCAGAAAGTGGTGGATGCGGTTCTGCAGCATCACGAGCGACTGGACGGCAGCGGCTATCCGCGGGGTTTGAAAGCGGGCGAACTCGGACAGTTCGGGCGGATAATCGGCATCGCCGAGGTGGTCGCCAGTCGGAGTGCCACTGGCGAAGTCGGTGGTGGATCCAAGCTGGAAACCATGCTCAAGCTGAACCAGCGCCGATATGGCGGAGACCTGGTTCCTTTCCTCAAGGTTTTTTATCGGGAAGAGAGCGAGGTGCCCTTTTGTTCCGAGATCGACAAGCAGTTGGCGCAGGAGAAAATGGCGCAAATTGCCGCCGTATTTTCAGCCTGGGAAAAGGCGCGCAGCGGGTTTGACAGCTCGGACCTGACGTGTGCATTTGCCAGCGAGCGCATGCTGAACCTGAAGATGGAAATCGTCGATGCCGGATTGAACCTCGATATGAATGGAGAGGACTGGATTGGCTTCGATGAGGATGCGCGTGCCTGTTTCGATGCGCGGTTGTTGCTGGATGAGACATTGTGGCAGCTGCACAGCATCCTGCAGGAGATCAAACGCCGTTGCCCTGCTGTCGCCGTGGAAGACCCGGTACCGGCTGCGCATCCGTTGAGCGCATGGGTCAGGGAGGTTGAAGCATTGCTGTGA
- a CDS encoding energy transducer TonB, which translates to MRYPPVNVLRPDSQRLTFAMLSSLAVHAFVLFGIAFIVPDWKNIPVFSQPLEVVLVNSKSSSRPNNATAYAQSNLDGGGNTEDARHAKTPFPAIGDAQRFTPEQTAQRLRQLEQETKRLLTRDKSDYSVAEDKTQEQQNSSGADGRDLVERSLEIARLEAQINKSLDMYEKMPKRKFIGARTQEYRYAQYVEDWRAKVERIGNLNYPEVARSQKIYGSLTLTVSIKADGSVDSIEINRPSGQRILDAAAIRIVKLSAPFAPFPPDIRKDTDILSITRTWTFTSSDKLESE; encoded by the coding sequence ATGAGGTACCCGCCCGTCAATGTGCTGCGGCCCGACAGTCAGCGCCTGACGTTTGCCATGCTGTCCTCGCTCGCCGTGCACGCCTTCGTCCTGTTCGGCATCGCCTTCATCGTGCCGGACTGGAAGAACATCCCCGTCTTCAGCCAGCCGCTGGAAGTCGTGCTGGTCAACAGCAAATCGAGCAGCCGCCCGAACAACGCCACCGCCTATGCGCAAAGCAACCTCGATGGCGGCGGCAACACCGAAGATGCGCGCCATGCCAAGACGCCCTTCCCCGCCATCGGCGATGCGCAGCGCTTCACGCCGGAACAGACCGCCCAGCGCCTGCGCCAGCTGGAACAGGAAACCAAGCGCCTGCTCACCCGGGACAAGAGCGACTACAGCGTGGCGGAGGACAAAACGCAGGAACAGCAGAACAGCTCCGGCGCCGACGGGCGCGACCTGGTGGAACGTTCGCTGGAAATTGCGCGACTGGAAGCGCAGATCAACAAGAGCCTCGACATGTACGAGAAGATGCCGAAACGGAAATTCATCGGTGCGCGTACGCAGGAATACCGCTACGCCCAGTATGTCGAAGACTGGCGCGCCAAGGTCGAACGCATCGGCAACCTGAACTACCCCGAGGTCGCGCGCAGCCAGAAGATCTACGGCAGCCTCACCCTCACCGTCTCCATCAAGGCAGACGGCAGCGTGGACAGCATCGAGATCAACCGTCCGTCCGGCCAGCGCATCCTCGACGCCGCCGCCATCCGCATCGTCAAGCTCTCGGCTCCTTTCGCCCCGTTCCCCCCCGACATCCGCAAGGACACCGACATTCTCAGCATCACCCGCACCTGGACCTTCACCAGCAGCGACAAGCTGGAAAGCGAGTAG